Proteins encoded within one genomic window of Aurantiacibacter spongiae:
- a CDS encoding bifunctional folylpolyglutamate synthase/dihydrofolate synthase, translated as MKDFAISDDPAVQRQLDRLGRLSLPQGRFGLDTIRALLERLGDPQTRLPPVFHVAGTNGKGSTCAFLRAILEADGKRVHVATKPHLVRYNERIRIAGELVSDARLAALLEEVLDAADGLSPSFFEVTTAATFLAFAREPADACVIEVGLGGRFDATNVLERPAACGIASLGVDHEAFLLSEDDTAPSPDNALVRIAFEKAGIARPGSPLVTQAYPPDVETEIERRAGLAGAPLHMRGGDWWAETGPDAIAYRDRHGRLDLPLPTMPGAHQADNAALAVAMLRHQDDVAVSAPALAEGTKAARWPARLHWLAPGPLTELVPGRPILLDGGHNPDAAAALSAYLATLGEPADAVMGMMAGKDARGFLRLLAPHLASLVGVPIPGSEHVSPDELAALAAEAGVPRTSTAADLAEAFATLDSRAGPVLICGSLYLAGKALSANREYPG; from the coding sequence TTGAAGGACTTCGCGATTTCGGACGATCCCGCGGTCCAGCGCCAGCTGGACAGGCTGGGGAGGCTGTCGCTGCCGCAGGGTCGCTTCGGGCTGGACACGATCCGGGCGCTGCTCGAACGGCTGGGCGATCCGCAGACCCGATTGCCGCCGGTGTTCCACGTCGCCGGAACCAACGGCAAGGGTTCCACCTGCGCCTTCCTACGCGCCATACTGGAGGCCGATGGCAAGCGCGTCCACGTCGCCACCAAGCCCCATCTGGTGCGCTATAACGAACGCATCCGCATCGCCGGCGAACTGGTGTCCGACGCCCGGCTCGCCGCCCTTCTGGAAGAGGTGCTGGACGCCGCCGACGGGCTTTCCCCGAGCTTCTTCGAAGTCACCACCGCGGCGACCTTCCTCGCCTTCGCCCGCGAGCCGGCGGATGCCTGCGTGATCGAGGTCGGGCTTGGTGGCCGGTTCGATGCGACCAACGTCCTGGAACGCCCCGCCGCCTGCGGCATCGCCAGCCTGGGCGTCGATCACGAGGCCTTTCTGCTGAGCGAGGACGACACCGCCCCCTCCCCCGACAATGCCCTCGTACGCATCGCGTTCGAGAAGGCCGGCATCGCGCGGCCGGGATCGCCGCTGGTGACACAGGCCTATCCGCCCGATGTCGAGACGGAGATCGAACGGCGGGCGGGGCTGGCCGGGGCGCCGCTGCACATGCGCGGTGGAGACTGGTGGGCGGAAACCGGGCCGGACGCGATAGCCTACCGCGATCGTCACGGGCGGCTCGACCTGCCGTTGCCCACGATGCCCGGCGCGCATCAGGCGGACAACGCCGCGCTCGCCGTGGCCATGCTGCGTCATCAGGACGATGTTGCCGTCTCCGCCCCCGCATTGGCAGAGGGCACCAAGGCCGCCCGCTGGCCCGCGCGGCTCCATTGGCTCGCGCCCGGTCCGCTGACCGAACTGGTGCCGGGGCGCCCGATCCTGCTCGACGGCGGACACAATCCCGACGCGGCAGCGGCCCTGTCGGCCTATCTGGCCACGCTGGGCGAGCCGGCCGATGCGGTCATGGGCATGATGGCTGGCAAGGATGCGCGCGGATTTCTGCGTCTGCTCGCCCCGCATCTCGCGTCGCTGGTGGGCGTGCCGATCCCCGGTAGCGAACATGTCTCGCCAGACGAGCTGGCGGCGCTCGCTGCTGAGGCGGGCGTTCCCAGGACCAGCACCGCGGCTGACCTTGCCGAAGCGTTCGCGACCCTCGACAGCCGCGCGGGCCCGGTGCTGATCTGCGGCTCGCTCTATCTTGCGGGCAAGGCGTTGAGCGCCAATCGCGAATATCCGGGCTGA
- a CDS encoding MFS transporter, producing MAEAAADATTETKKKPGWRTLARSLKNPKSGFMALFGFASGLPFALFLGTLYAWLSEAEVDLETMGVFSLIGLAYAFQFLWSPLLDKVDIPGLRRLGKRKQWIAPMQLLLGVILVTMSILDPKSQLGVFSLLAGIGAFASATQDIAINAWRIDVADEEATIDILSTITQMGFRLASLVGGALGLIIAERIGWPQTYVIMGAIMLAIGFAGLFAPDSQVDSAASSAAGEDEVAELYRVGEIEPRVRNWALLAVGLLWAWAIGTVVVFMVRSMTAVPDLRPDPTEFTATYGPLIILATIVLPALIAAWLAKLKKDGRHTITATEGTFGAHEMKFTDHLYRALVLPLVEFVGRIGWALVLILALVLTYRICDAIWGTFAYPFYLGELNYTGDEVAFASKFFGVGAIIAGLALGGWLITVIGRMFTLTLGAALAAATNLLYADLAAGGRYMQASSDFIGFTRLIEVMAPFGSEGLPRLTFTIMWENLAIGVAGAAYIAWLSSIVAKKYAAVQYALLASLTLLVGTLGRGALGEMIEDRGYYDVFVLTALIGVIAVVLCILEWIREARSGAKSGVVQPDFEGETVAAE from the coding sequence ATGGCCGAAGCCGCCGCCGACGCGACGACCGAGACGAAGAAAAAGCCCGGCTGGCGCACGCTCGCCCGTTCGCTGAAGAATCCCAAGAGCGGGTTCATGGCGCTGTTCGGCTTCGCCAGCGGGCTGCCCTTCGCCCTGTTTCTGGGAACGCTGTACGCATGGCTGAGCGAGGCGGAAGTCGATCTCGAGACGATGGGCGTCTTCTCGCTGATCGGGCTGGCCTATGCCTTCCAGTTCCTGTGGTCGCCGCTGCTCGACAAGGTGGATATTCCGGGGCTCCGGCGGCTGGGCAAGCGCAAGCAATGGATCGCGCCTATGCAATTGCTGCTCGGCGTCATCCTCGTCACCATGAGTATACTCGATCCCAAGAGCCAGCTCGGCGTTTTCAGCCTGCTCGCGGGGATCGGCGCGTTCGCCAGCGCCACGCAGGATATTGCCATCAATGCCTGGCGTATCGACGTGGCGGACGAGGAAGCGACGATCGACATTCTCTCCACCATCACGCAGATGGGCTTCCGGCTCGCGAGCCTGGTGGGAGGGGCGCTGGGCCTCATCATCGCCGAACGGATTGGCTGGCCGCAAACCTATGTGATCATGGGCGCGATCATGCTCGCGATTGGTTTCGCCGGTCTGTTCGCGCCTGATTCGCAGGTCGATTCGGCAGCGTCGAGCGCGGCCGGAGAAGACGAGGTCGCCGAACTCTACCGGGTGGGCGAGATCGAACCGCGCGTGCGCAACTGGGCGCTGCTGGCGGTCGGGCTGCTGTGGGCCTGGGCCATCGGTACGGTCGTGGTGTTCATGGTCCGCTCGATGACGGCGGTTCCCGATCTGCGCCCCGACCCGACCGAATTCACCGCCACCTACGGTCCGCTCATCATCCTCGCCACCATTGTCCTGCCCGCCCTGATCGCCGCCTGGCTCGCGAAGCTGAAGAAAGACGGGCGCCACACGATCACCGCGACGGAAGGCACGTTTGGCGCGCACGAGATGAAGTTCACCGACCACCTTTACCGCGCACTGGTTCTGCCGCTGGTCGAGTTCGTCGGGCGCATCGGCTGGGCGCTGGTCCTGATCCTCGCGTTGGTGCTGACCTATCGGATCTGCGACGCGATCTGGGGAACCTTCGCCTATCCGTTCTACCTCGGGGAGCTCAACTATACCGGGGACGAGGTCGCTTTCGCTTCCAAGTTCTTCGGGGTGGGCGCGATCATCGCGGGGCTGGCGCTCGGCGGGTGGCTGATTACCGTCATCGGCCGGATGTTCACGCTGACGCTGGGGGCGGCGCTGGCGGCGGCAACCAACCTGCTCTACGCAGACCTGGCCGCCGGCGGACGATACATGCAGGCGAGCAGCGATTTCATCGGTTTCACCCGCCTGATAGAGGTCATGGCGCCTTTCGGTTCGGAAGGCCTTCCGCGGCTCACCTTCACCATCATGTGGGAAAACCTCGCCATCGGCGTTGCCGGGGCTGCCTACATCGCCTGGCTTTCCAGCATCGTCGCCAAGAAATACGCCGCCGTCCAGTACGCGCTGCTCGCCTCGCTCACATTGCTGGTGGGCACGCTGGGGCGCGGGGCGCTGGGGGAAATGATCGAGGATCGCGGATATTACGACGTCTTCGTGCTGACCGCGCTGATCGGCGTGATCGCGGTTGTCCTGTGCATTCTCGAGTGGATAAGGGAAGCTCGCAGCGGCGCGAAAAGCGGCGTCGTCCAGCCCGACTTCGAAGGCGAGACCGTCGCGGCGGAGTGA
- a CDS encoding pseudouridine synthase: MPDQDRPEGDRIAKLLARAGVASRREVERMIEAGRVARNGETVRTPATFLTGLNGITVDGKPVSRPERTRLFAFHKPVGLLTAERDFSGRPTIYDALRNALPKDAPRLMPVGRLDLNTEGLLLMTNDGEFKRMLELPSSEVPRTYRARTFGDISQDQLEALMDGVEIDGMRYGPIDANMERRTGANQWIEVTLTEGKNREVRRVLEHLGLQVSRLIRTAYGPFGLSELRRGQAQEIPKEHVERFRSSLK; encoded by the coding sequence ATGCCCGACCAAGACCGTCCCGAAGGCGATCGCATCGCCAAGCTGCTGGCCCGCGCCGGCGTCGCCAGCCGGCGGGAGGTCGAACGGATGATCGAAGCCGGGCGCGTGGCGCGCAACGGTGAAACCGTAAGGACCCCCGCGACCTTCCTCACCGGCCTGAACGGGATCACGGTCGACGGCAAGCCTGTCTCTAGGCCCGAACGAACCCGGTTGTTCGCCTTTCACAAGCCGGTCGGCCTGTTGACGGCGGAGCGTGATTTTTCCGGTCGACCGACGATTTACGATGCCTTGCGCAACGCCCTGCCGAAGGACGCGCCGCGCCTGATGCCGGTGGGACGGCTCGACCTCAATACCGAGGGGTTGCTGCTGATGACCAACGATGGCGAGTTCAAGCGAATGCTCGAGCTGCCATCCTCCGAAGTGCCGCGCACCTACCGCGCTCGAACCTTCGGCGATATCAGCCAGGACCAACTCGAGGCGCTGATGGACGGGGTGGAGATCGACGGCATGCGATACGGTCCGATCGACGCGAACATGGAACGGCGCACGGGCGCGAACCAGTGGATCGAGGTCACGCTGACCGAGGGCAAGAACCGGGAGGTGCGCAGAGTGCTGGAGCATCTCGGATTACAGGTCAGCCGCCTGATCCGCACCGCCTACGGTCCGTTCGGCCTGTCCGAGCTTCGGCGGGGCCAGGCGCAGGAAATACCCAAGGAGCATGTCGAGCGGTTCAGGAGCTCGCTCAAGTGA
- the rsmD gene encoding 16S rRNA (guanine(966)-N(2))-methyltransferase RsmD has translation MRIIAGEWRRRQLRAPEGGNTRPTADRTRETLFAMLTSRLGSFEGLSVVDLFAGSGALGLEALSRSAQSCLFVEQDAAAIRALRHNIAALGAQTRSEVRAASVMALGPAKTPHDLILLDPPYGTSAGAVAIDRLARLGWIGPATWVALETARTDDVKVRVLEEESTRLVGSARITLFTSPGSAALRGE, from the coding sequence GTGAGGATCATCGCGGGCGAGTGGCGGCGGCGGCAATTGCGCGCGCCCGAAGGCGGGAACACCCGGCCCACCGCCGACCGCACGCGAGAGACACTGTTCGCCATGCTGACCAGCCGGCTCGGCAGTTTCGAGGGGTTGAGCGTGGTCGACCTGTTTGCCGGATCGGGCGCGCTGGGACTCGAGGCCCTGTCGCGGAGCGCGCAAAGCTGCCTGTTCGTGGAACAGGACGCCGCCGCCATCCGTGCGTTGCGGCACAATATCGCAGCGCTTGGGGCGCAGACCCGGAGCGAGGTTCGCGCGGCTTCGGTCATGGCGCTCGGCCCGGCGAAGACGCCGCATGACCTTATCCTGCTCGATCCGCCATACGGCACCAGTGCCGGCGCGGTCGCCATCGACAGGCTTGCCCGCCTTGGATGGATCGGTCCGGCAACCTGGGTGGCGCTCGAAACCGCCCGGACGGACGATGTGAAGGTCCGCGTGCTGGAAGAGGAAAGCACCCGCCTCGTCGGCTCGGCGCGGATCACCCTGTTCACCTCGCCGGGATCGGCAGCCTTGCGGGGGGAATGA
- a CDS encoding ATP-dependent helicase, whose amino-acid sequence MTDSHPLAAAPENADAPPYAARLNLPQREAVLTTEGPVLMLAGAGTGKTAALTARLAHLVATRRAWPSEILCVTFTNKAAREMRERVGHLIGDAVEGMPWLGTFHSICARMLRRHAELVGLQSNYTIIDTDDQLRLLKALIREAEIDEKRWPPRQLAGLIDRWKNRGLNPDDLDEVENETYANGQGQRMYRVYQDRLKGLNACDFGDLLLHMLNIFRQHRDVLEQYQARFKYVLVDEYQDTNAVQYLWLRLLAQERKNICVVGDDDQSIYSWRGAEVANILRFEKDFPGAKVVRLEQNYRSTPQILAAASGLIASNSQRLGKTLWTELPQGQKVRVIGVWDAPEEARRVGEEIERIEREGASLEQVAILVRAQYQTREFEDRFIQIGMNYRIIGGFRFYERAEIRDALAYLRVIAQPQDDLAFERIYNQPKRGLGAKTLEKMHQHARRREMPLAAAALELADSDELPARARNTIGDLMRLFYNWREMAEAVTPSDLLRAVLEESGYDDMLKADRSAESAGRADNLVELARAMEEYETLGDFLEHVSLVMDNDASDEEEKVTIMTMHAAKGLEFDNVFLPGWEEGVFPSQRSLDEGGLASLEEERRLAYVAITRARRRCTILHAANRRIFGQWNSSIPSRFIDELPDEHVESETTMTGGRSLWQANWTESEDPFAHLSESRPERSSARGPGWQRALATGYETKQKRVPEPGRSAASFAAKPRTDIATVARVFHEKFGYGEVIGQEGNKLEIEFDKAGTKRVIDSFVKAAD is encoded by the coding sequence ATGACCGATAGCCATCCACTCGCCGCCGCCCCGGAAAACGCGGATGCGCCGCCCTATGCGGCGCGGCTCAACCTGCCGCAGCGCGAGGCAGTGCTGACGACGGAGGGGCCCGTGCTGATGCTGGCGGGTGCCGGTACGGGGAAGACCGCGGCGCTCACCGCCCGCCTGGCGCACCTGGTCGCCACGCGCCGTGCCTGGCCGAGCGAGATCCTGTGCGTGACCTTCACCAACAAGGCCGCCCGAGAGATGCGCGAGCGGGTCGGGCATCTGATCGGTGACGCGGTGGAGGGAATGCCGTGGCTCGGCACATTCCATTCGATCTGCGCACGCATGCTGCGTCGTCACGCCGAGCTGGTGGGGCTGCAATCGAACTACACGATCATCGACACCGACGATCAGCTACGTCTGCTGAAGGCCCTCATACGCGAGGCGGAGATCGACGAGAAACGCTGGCCGCCGCGCCAGCTGGCGGGCCTGATCGACCGCTGGAAGAATCGTGGCCTCAATCCGGACGATCTCGACGAGGTGGAGAACGAAACCTACGCCAACGGGCAGGGCCAGCGCATGTACCGCGTCTATCAGGATCGGCTGAAGGGGCTCAATGCATGCGATTTCGGTGATCTTCTGCTGCACATGCTCAACATCTTCCGCCAGCATCGCGACGTGCTGGAGCAGTATCAGGCGCGTTTCAAATACGTGCTGGTGGACGAGTATCAGGATACGAACGCGGTCCAGTACCTGTGGCTCCGGTTGCTGGCGCAGGAACGCAAGAACATTTGCGTCGTGGGTGACGACGACCAGTCGATCTATTCGTGGCGCGGGGCGGAAGTTGCCAACATCCTGCGGTTCGAGAAGGATTTTCCCGGCGCCAAGGTCGTGAGGCTGGAACAGAACTACCGGTCCACCCCGCAGATCCTCGCCGCCGCGTCGGGCCTCATCGCCTCCAATTCCCAGCGGCTCGGCAAGACGCTTTGGACCGAACTTCCGCAAGGCCAGAAGGTTCGGGTCATCGGCGTGTGGGACGCGCCGGAGGAAGCGCGACGGGTGGGCGAGGAAATCGAACGGATCGAGCGCGAGGGGGCGAGCCTGGAACAGGTCGCCATCCTCGTGCGCGCGCAGTACCAGACCCGCGAGTTCGAGGATCGCTTCATCCAGATCGGCATGAACTATCGCATCATCGGCGGATTCCGGTTCTACGAACGGGCCGAAATACGCGACGCGCTGGCCTATCTCCGCGTCATCGCGCAGCCGCAGGACGATCTCGCCTTCGAACGCATCTACAACCAGCCCAAGCGCGGTCTGGGCGCGAAGACGCTGGAGAAGATGCACCAGCACGCCCGGCGCCGCGAGATGCCGCTCGCCGCCGCGGCGCTGGAACTGGCCGACAGTGACGAATTGCCGGCCCGCGCCCGCAATACGATCGGCGACCTCATGCGCCTGTTCTACAACTGGCGCGAGATGGCCGAGGCCGTCACCCCGTCCGATCTGCTGCGCGCGGTGCTGGAGGAATCGGGCTACGACGACATGCTCAAGGCCGATCGCTCCGCCGAAAGCGCCGGACGCGCCGACAACCTCGTCGAGCTGGCCCGCGCGATGGAGGAGTACGAGACGCTCGGCGACTTCCTCGAACACGTCTCGCTCGTCATGGACAACGACGCCTCCGACGAGGAGGAGAAGGTCACGATCATGACGATGCACGCGGCCAAGGGCCTCGAATTCGACAACGTCTTCCTGCCCGGCTGGGAAGAGGGCGTTTTCCCGTCACAGCGCTCGCTCGACGAAGGCGGTCTCGCCAGCCTGGAGGAGGAGCGTCGGCTCGCCTATGTCGCGATTACGCGGGCGCGACGCCGATGCACCATCCTCCATGCCGCCAACCGCCGCATCTTCGGGCAGTGGAACAGCTCGATACCCAGTCGTTTCATCGACGAATTGCCCGACGAGCATGTCGAGAGCGAGACGACGATGACGGGCGGGCGATCGCTGTGGCAGGCGAACTGGACCGAGAGCGAGGATCCCTTCGCGCATCTTTCCGAAAGCCGGCCGGAGCGTTCGAGTGCCCGTGGTCCGGGCTGGCAACGCGCGCTCGCCACCGGCTACGAGACGAAGCAGAAGCGCGTGCCGGAACCGGGCCGCAGCGCCGCCAGTTTCGCCGCCAAGCCCCGCACCGACATTGCCACCGTCGCCCGCGTCTTTCACGAGAAGTTCGGGTATGGAGAGGTGATTGGCCAGGAAGGCAACAAGCTCGAGATCGAGTTCGACAAGGCCGGCACCAAGCGCGTGATCGACAGCTTCGTGAAGGCGGCGGACTGA
- a CDS encoding glutathione S-transferase family protein, translating to MTTLYTMPGTCSLACNIAIAWLDAPVGIKNIAYGDQNSEEYLAINPKGKVPALRFDDGEVLTELTAIMAWLGAEFGSQGYSRDVRLGYREAEALSFMTSEVHAAYGPHFAPQRFASSDAAQEEVKQAAYDTLRSHYERMDSKLADAGGEWYLGKRSFADAFLYVLTRWLDQTPLDIEDYPALKRHRERMEADEKVQMALTRQDMQPIG from the coding sequence ATGACCACGCTCTACACCATGCCCGGAACCTGCTCGCTCGCCTGCAACATCGCGATCGCCTGGCTCGATGCACCCGTCGGTATCAAGAACATCGCGTATGGCGATCAGAATTCCGAGGAGTACCTGGCGATCAATCCGAAAGGGAAAGTGCCGGCGCTACGGTTCGACGATGGCGAGGTACTGACCGAACTGACCGCGATCATGGCTTGGCTCGGGGCCGAGTTCGGGAGCCAGGGCTATTCGCGCGACGTGCGGCTGGGCTATCGCGAAGCGGAAGCGCTGTCCTTCATGACGAGCGAGGTTCACGCCGCCTACGGCCCCCATTTCGCCCCCCAGCGCTTCGCCAGCAGCGACGCCGCGCAGGAGGAGGTGAAGCAGGCTGCCTACGATACCCTGCGCAGCCATTACGAGCGCATGGACAGCAAACTCGCTGATGCCGGGGGCGAGTGGTATCTGGGCAAGCGCAGCTTTGCCGATGCCTTTCTCTACGTGCTGACCCGATGGCTCGACCAGACGCCGCTCGACATCGAAGACTATCCCGCGCTGAAGCGGCATCGCGAACGGATGGAAGCGGACGAGAAGGTGCAAATGGCCCTGACGCGGCAGGACATGCAGCCGATCGGTTGA
- a CDS encoding spermidine synthase codes for MSPLRPSLPPRLLYAVAIFAGSFLLFVVQPLIAREALPLLGGAPMVWNSAMLVFQLLLLGGYLYAHLLSRLAPRRQATIHLVLLALAAFTLPVGLADMPAAASGWQVIWVPLLFVASIGPVFLLLSSQSSLLQRWYANDPHGGNPYRLYAISNLGSFAGLAAYPLVIEPLLDLPAQSLIWSAGFVLVGLVLAWLALAQRQADDAPPPANGRPDDPLAKSRIWLWLTLSAVPSGLTLSTTTLLTTDLMAMPLLWVIPLGVYLLSFTVAFSDNGNWRGILGIYAPVLLLVIGGLAMVSGGQLNTIIAIAMVGLLFVLSVVLHGRLYLSRPVERRLTLFYLVVSIGGALGGAFVAILAPLLFDWVYEHVVLLLAAALLLPHRALIPPLARLWERRSAGRTVSAALVVLSAGLAWLLVRAVDRADAADILLLAVAIMAAGIVLIGKRYAYAATLAFLLLSLGGLSTLQSSLGGERSRSYFGVYGVQRIEENGATIQRLTHGTTMHGEQFTDPARADEPTAYYGPTSGVGIALAAASPRASVGVVGLGVGTLACYRRQGQDWTFFEIDPEVLRYSTEGPFTFLKDCAPRARVEIGDARVQLAQEGPATFDVLVLDAFSSDAIPLHLITREAFETYARTLAPDGLLLVHISNRFVDLAPAIAALAQAEGWHGMMRSDRPVDVAGITDSDWIALARSPASLRTVVRSGGLAWEGLPPASDRPLTDANASLLPLLRF; via the coding sequence GTGTCGCCGCTCCGCCCATCCCTGCCGCCCCGGTTGCTCTACGCCGTTGCGATCTTCGCCGGGAGCTTCCTGCTGTTCGTCGTCCAGCCGCTGATCGCGCGCGAGGCGCTGCCGCTGCTGGGCGGAGCGCCGATGGTGTGGAACAGCGCCATGCTGGTGTTCCAGCTCCTCCTGCTGGGAGGCTATCTCTACGCGCATCTTCTCTCGCGCCTCGCCCCGCGACGCCAGGCTACGATCCATCTGGTGCTGCTGGCGCTGGCGGCCTTCACCCTGCCGGTCGGACTGGCGGACATGCCGGCCGCGGCGAGCGGATGGCAGGTGATCTGGGTGCCCTTGCTGTTCGTCGCCAGCATCGGACCGGTCTTCCTGCTGCTGTCGTCGCAATCCTCGCTGTTGCAACGCTGGTATGCGAACGATCCGCACGGGGGCAATCCCTACCGCCTCTATGCCATATCCAATCTTGGCAGTTTCGCCGGCCTCGCCGCCTATCCGCTCGTCATCGAACCGCTGCTGGATCTTCCGGCGCAAAGCCTGATCTGGTCGGCGGGCTTCGTGCTCGTCGGTCTTGTTCTTGCCTGGCTGGCGCTCGCCCAGCGACAGGCGGACGACGCCCCGCCCCCGGCAAACGGTCGGCCGGACGATCCCCTCGCCAAGTCCCGAATATGGCTGTGGCTGACCCTGTCGGCGGTCCCGTCAGGCCTGACCTTGTCCACCACCACGCTGCTGACGACCGATCTGATGGCGATGCCGCTCCTGTGGGTCATACCGCTCGGCGTCTACCTGTTGAGCTTCACCGTGGCCTTCTCGGATAACGGGAACTGGCGCGGGATCCTGGGTATCTATGCACCTGTCCTGCTCCTGGTCATCGGGGGGCTGGCGATGGTGTCCGGCGGGCAGCTGAACACGATCATCGCCATCGCGATGGTCGGGCTGCTGTTCGTGCTGTCGGTCGTGCTGCACGGCCGCCTCTACCTCTCTCGCCCAGTCGAACGGCGACTGACACTGTTCTACCTCGTCGTCTCCATCGGCGGAGCGCTGGGGGGTGCGTTCGTCGCCATCCTTGCGCCGCTGCTGTTCGACTGGGTGTACGAGCATGTCGTCCTGCTGCTCGCCGCCGCCCTGCTGCTGCCCCACAGGGCGCTCATCCCTCCACTCGCTCGCCTCTGGGAACGCAGGTCCGCAGGCCGCACCGTTTCCGCGGCGCTCGTCGTCCTGTCGGCCGGACTGGCCTGGTTACTGGTGCGCGCGGTGGACCGGGCGGACGCGGCTGACATCCTGCTTCTCGCCGTCGCCATTATGGCTGCCGGGATCGTACTGATCGGCAAGCGCTACGCCTATGCCGCCACTCTCGCTTTCCTTCTCCTGTCGCTCGGAGGCCTGTCGACCCTGCAATCGAGCCTGGGGGGCGAACGCTCGCGCAGCTATTTCGGCGTTTACGGCGTCCAGAGGATCGAGGAGAACGGCGCCACGATCCAGCGGCTGACGCACGGCACCACCATGCACGGCGAACAGTTCACGGACCCGGCGCGCGCAGACGAGCCGACCGCTTATTACGGGCCGACATCGGGTGTCGGCATCGCGCTAGCTGCCGCTTCGCCCCGCGCTTCTGTCGGGGTGGTCGGCCTCGGCGTCGGAACGCTGGCCTGCTATCGCCGGCAGGGGCAGGACTGGACCTTCTTCGAGATCGACCCCGAGGTGCTACGCTACTCGACCGAAGGGCCGTTCACCTTTCTCAAGGACTGCGCGCCGCGCGCCAGGGTGGAAATCGGCGACGCCCGCGTGCAACTTGCGCAGGAGGGGCCGGCCACCTTCGACGTGCTGGTGCTCGACGCGTTCAGTTCGGATGCGATCCCGTTGCATCTGATAACGCGCGAGGCATTCGAAACCTACGCCCGCACGCTGGCGCCGGACGGTCTCCTGCTGGTTCACATATCGAACCGCTTCGTCGATCTCGCGCCGGCCATCGCGGCTCTTGCGCAGGCCGAAGGCTGGCACGGCATGATGCGCAGCGATCGACCGGTCGATGTCGCGGGCATTACCGATTCCGACTGGATCGCTCTCGCGCGCTCGCCTGCGTCCCTGCGCACGGTCGTGCGTTCGGGCGGGCTGGCGTGGGAAGGCCTGCCGCCCGCATCGGACCGCCCGCTGACCGATGCCAACGCGTCACTGCTGCCGCTGCTGCGGTTCTGA